A single genomic interval of Arachis duranensis cultivar V14167 chromosome 7, aradu.V14167.gnm2.J7QH, whole genome shotgun sequence harbors:
- the LOC107496941 gene encoding uncharacterized protein LOC107496941: MGKSILSAVRFHELCRIVSSSANGNAKRTATAQKQQPQRMQTNTVAVPSLKHGKMGTSEGQCRMPLSRVVADCTNRWFHDTLKEAKAGDTSMQLLVAQMYFSGYGVPKDPQKGNVWIDKAARSRNSVWKACDKHIGYRTSDSDSYGLENDAK; encoded by the exons ATGGGAAAATCAATTCTCTCTGCGGTTAGGTTCCACGAGTTGTGTCGCATCGTTTCATCATCTGCGAATGGGAATGCGAAGAGGACGGCGACAGCACAGAAGCAACAACCACAAAGGATGCAAACAAACACGGTTGCTGTCCCTTCTCTAAAACATGGTAAGATGGGAACATCGGAGGGACAATGTCGGATGCCACTGTCCCGTGTGGTCGCAGATTGTACCAATCGGTGGTTCCATGATACCCTTAAGGAGGCAAAGGCTGGTGACACCTCTATGCAGCTCCTTGTTGCTCAGATGTATTTCAGTGGATATGGGGTCCCCAAGGATCCTCAAAAG GGAAATGTTTGGATCGATAAAGCAGCTAGAAGTCGGAATTCAGTTTGGAAAGCATGTGATAAGCATATAG GTTACAGAACTAGTGATTCAGATTCATATGGACTGGAGAACGATGCTAAGTAA